Within the Serratia sp. UGAL515B_01 genome, the region CTACTATGGCGTGAGTGAAAATGAATCACAACGCAGCGGTTTAGATAGCTATGAGCCAGGAAATAGCTTGGCGGCTTATATGGAATTAACGGCGAATTATAAATTTAATCAGAACTGGAATGCGTTCGTGACAGGGCGTTATATCAGATTGTCTAACGAAGTTAAGGACAGTCCAATGGTAGATAAATCATACACTGGGATTGTGCTAACCGGCGTGAGTTATAGTTTCTAGAGCTATAATGCACTAAAAATGAGCGTGAGCTGCACTAAAAAGGGGCGTTATAGCCCCTTTTGACATTCTATAGTGCATTTCTTTTGAGCAAAATTTAACTGTTTTTACGGCTGCGGAATTTAACCGCCAAACGAGCGGGTTGTTCACCAGAAGCTATCAGAGGTTTTGATATGCGCCCGGTTTCGACGCAGACCATGGTTTTGTAGCCATCATCAGTCATATCGGCCATACTGCAAGACAGTTTGACGCCGGGATTCCACGTAATGACATCACTCATATGTTGATGGTTGACTTCGATAGTTCGTTGCAACACAGGATCTTGAATCAGATTGCAGGCCGTTGCTTGGGTATAAATACGATCGGTTTGCCCGGTAAAGACCAAATCACTAATTTGCTGTGATTCAATGCCGTTAGCGACTTTATCAATATAGTGCTCACCCAAACCGGTAACTTTAATCGTGCTGATATTCCCAATCTGAAAGTAAGAGTGTAGTGCTGCTGTAGCCTGATAATCGCCATGTGATTCCAGCTCAATCTCACATTCTTCGCCAAGTCTGAAGCGTGCAATTAGTGTGAACGCATGTGGCCACAGTTTGCGGGTTTGCTCGTTATCTTTGAGAGTGAAAGCCAGAATAACACTATTTTCATCTTCGTCATGCGCGGTGAGCTGCCATGGCTGATTACGTGCAAAACCATGAGATGGGTGACCTGCAGGACCAAACCATGGCCAGCAGATGGGGACACCACCACGGATCGCAATACCTTTTTGGAATGGTGTATTATTACTCAGCCAAATAACAGGTTCATCGCCATTCGGTTGCCAAGTGAGCAAATGTGCGCCTTGCAATGCAATCGCTGCGCGTACTTTAGGGTGTGATACGACTATAACGGGTAATTCTTCCAGGTTTCTCTGACTAATGAAAGGTGTGAGTTGTTCGGTAATGGGTAGGGTGAAGATTTTTTCATTCATGCTGTAGCCTTCTTTTTGCCGCGAAAAACATACCCATCTTTCTTCAAGCTGCGGAGGGCTTATGCGCCTTCACTATGTTGCCTTTTCATTCATCCTTCGTTTAAGGAAGTTAAAAATTTTAAGGGATGAGAACAGATAACGATGCTGCAGCTGAAAGCAATGGGTACAAAAAGGGCGACAAAAATGTCGCCTCTTTATACTCAGCTTCGCATCATGACATTACTTGGAGATGTGAGCGATCAAGTCCAGTACTTTGTTAGAGTAACCAGTTTCGTTATCATACCAAGAAACCAGTTTTACAAAGGTGTCGTTAAGTGCAATACCGGCTTTGGCATCAAATACTGAGGTCAGTTTCTCACCGTTAAAATCGGTAGAGACAACTTCATCTTCGGTATAGCCCATGATGCCCTTCAGTTCACCTTCAGAAGCGGCTTTCATAGCATCACAGATTTCTTTGTAGGAGGCTGGTTTTGCCAGGCGAGCAGTCAGGTCAACGACAGACACGTTTGGAGTCGGTACGCGGAACGACATCCCGGTTAATTTACCGTTCAGCTCTGGAATTACTTTACCTACAGCTTTAGCTGCGCCGGTGGAGGAAGGGATGATGTTTTGAGCTGCACCACGGCCACCGCGCCAGTCTTTGTGAGACGGGCCATCAACGGTTTTCTGAGTTGCAGTAGTCGCATGCACTGTAGTCATAAGCGCTTCAACGATGCCGAATTTGTCGTTGATAACTTTAGCAAGTGGAGCCAAGCAGTTAGTGGTACAAGAAGCGTTAGACACGATTTCTTGGCCAGCATATGACTTGTGGTTTACACCCATAACAAACATTGGGGTATCGTCCTTAGAAGGACCTGTCAGGACAACTTTCTTCGCGCCTGCTGCGATGTGCTTACGTGCAGTTTCGTCAGTCAGGAAGATGCCAGTTGCTTCAGCAACGACGTCAACGTTGACTTCATTCCACTTCAGATTTGCTGGATCTTTTTCTGAGGTACAACGGATGGTTTTGCCATTCACAACCAGATGGCCATTTTTAACTTCTACAGTACCGTTGAAACGGCCATGGGTAGAGTCATACTTGAGCATGTAAGCCATGTAATCAGCGTCTAACAGGTCGTTGATTGCAACGATTTCAATGTCAGAACGTTCCTGAGCAGCACGGAAAACAATGCGACCGATACGGCCAAAACCGTTGATACCTACTTTGATAGTCATATATTCCACCAGCTATTTGTTAGTGAATAAAAGGTTAGTTGTAAAATTACAAAAACCTTACCGAGCGTCAAGCGGAATCGTGTCAATTGTTGCGACAAGTCAAACCATCGACTCGGTTTTGCACACGAATTGCACATTCCATTTTCGTCCGGTCTCAGAAGCGATATGGGGGCTGATCGCTAAGTATAAAGTCCGTATGTGCAAAATTTGTGAAAAAATCCCACATAATTGCGGCATACCTCTTGTGCGCTACAGTCTAGGCGAAAAAGGTCTGCAACGTTGTTAATTTTTCGTTATCATTGAGCATCGTTGACGTAGTAATGATCTGCATTCTGGGAACAGCACAGATGGATAAAGAGACAAACCCCAACCAACCGCGTAATCAACTGAACGAAATCCAACGCTATGTGACACAAGAACGCGGGACTGAAGCACCATATTCAGGAAAACTGCTGCACAACAAGCGTGAAGGTGTATACCATTGCTTGTGCTGCAATGCCCCGTTATTTTACTCCGACAGTAAGTATGATTCAGGCTGTGGTTGGCCAAGTTTTTATCAACCAGTGTCTGATGATGCAATCCGTTATCTTGATGATAAATCAAATAATATGCATCGTGTAGAGATCCGTTGTGGTCACTGCGATGCACATTTGGGTCACGTATTCCCTGATGGTCCGCAACCGACAGGTGAACGTTATTGTGTGAATTCTGCGTCATTGGCTTTCACAGACGGTGAAAGCGGTGAGCAAACTACGGGTTAACAAGTTATTAGAACAAAAAATCGATTCAGCTAATTATCCTCTCCTTTAACTAATTCAAGTTGCAGGAAAGCGCTAAGCCAGAAAATTCTTGGATGTACAAATGATGATGCCATAAGAGGTATGAGGTGCATTCAACGTATGTATTATTTTAAGTATGGCCAGTTTATTCAGCCATGAGTAAGGAGCTGCTCTGATGGAAGTAAAAGATCTGATCGCGGCCATAACGCCGGAAATTTACCAGCGATTAGTCCAGGCTGTTGAACTAGGTAAATGGCCTGATGGAGTCGCCTTGACGCCAGAACAAAAGGAACATAGCCTACAGGCTGTGATGCTTTGGCAGTCAATGAATAATGTCGAACCTCAACATATGAGTATCGGCACTGATGGGAATATCGTAATGAAAAGCAAACAAGAATTAAAACAGCAGTTTGTTGCGGAGCCCCTGGCTAAACTGAAACCAGAGTAAAATAAAACAACAGGGCGATGAGAGTATCGCCCTTGTAAAGAAAAACTCTTTTGTGAAAAGAATCACCAAGTTCACTGCAGAACAAACTGTGACAGTGTAACGAGCTGTGCTCCAGCATCTTGCATTTCTGTCAACGCCTGCTGGCTGTTTTGTGGTTGCAAATTGACACCGCGACAACCATCGATAATTACTTGTGTTTGATAGCCCAAGCTCAAAGCATCCAGCACACTGTACTTAACACAATAATCAGTTGCTAAACCCATAATGGCAAGATTTGTGATCCCTTGGGATTTAAGCCATTTGTCCAATGCTGTCTGCGTTTTATGACCGTTATCGAAGAAAGCACTGTAACTATCGATATCAGGATTTTCACCTTTTCGAAAAATGGCTGTGATGTATTGCTGATTTAGTTGGGCATGAAGTTCTGCACCGTAGGTTTCTTGTACGCAATGCACTGGCCACCATACCTGCTGTAACCCCATCAACTCACCGAGTGAGCCAATTTGTGTGCGTGAATTTTCCGCAAAGCTACGGTGATTTGCTGGGTGCCAATCCTGGCTGGCAACGATAACTTCGTTACGGGAAAGACACGCTTCGATTGCCATATTGGCTATTGCAATAGTGGCATCGCCTTCTGCCACAGCTAAAGCGCCACCTGGGCAAAAATCGTTTTGTAGATCAATCAGCAATAAGGCGGTTTTCATCTTGATTCCAAAATTTTGTTAACCTGAGGTGTTAAGTTCACCACGTAAGTCCTGCTGCATCTGAATACGAATTTCTTCAGGTGTAAGTGCCTGGCTCAAGAGATAATGCAATTTGGTCAATGCGGCTTCTACGGTCATATCAAAACCGCTGATCACTCCTGCTTGGGCTAGGGCATTACCCGTGGCATAGCCTTCCATATTGACACGACCAGAAATACACTGTGTCAGGTTGACGACCACGATTCCACGATCAGAGGCATCACGCAATTCATCTATTAATTCAGCTTGCTGTGGAGCGTTGCCCACACCATAAGAACGTAAAATCAGAGCTTTTACTGGTTGAAGCAAAAAGTTACGCACAACAGCACCGGAAATTCCGGGGTATATCGTGACGACACCGATCGGTTGAGGTGTGATGCCATGTACCAGTAAATCCCCATTGCAAACTGGCGATGAGATGCCTGGTTGGCGGCGGATATGTATCCCTGCCTCAAGGAGAGGAGGAAAATTCGGTGAGGCAAAAGCATCAAAACCGTCGGCATGCGCCTTCGTCGTGCGGTTGCCACGAAACAGTTTGTTATTGAAGAATAGACTGACTTCATTTATCGGATAATTTGCAGCCAAGTAAAGTGCATTCAACAGATTGGTTTGACCATCGGAACGCAGTTCAGCCAAAGGTATTTGTGACCCTGTCACAATAACCGGTTTATCAAGATTCTCTAGCATGAAAGAGAGTGCAGAAGCCGTAAACGCCATGGTATCGGTGCCATGCAGGATCACGAAACCGTCATATTGGTCATAATTATTTTTAACATCATCGGCGATATGCTGCCAATCTTCAGGCGTCATATCTGAAGAGTCGATCAACGGTAGGTATTCGTGAATGATAAAATTAGGCATTTCCTCTCTGTGGAATTCAGGCATAAGTGCCAGTTGATGCTGTAGATGACCTGAAACTGGGATATAGCCGTGTTCGGATCGTTGCATACCAATAGTTCCACCAGTATAAGCAACGTAAATGGATTTTTTTTGCATAACAAAACTTTTATGGCACCTAATAGGCTGAATTATAAAGGGGTAATAGCCAAAAAAAAAAGCCCGGCGGCTTGCCGGGCGGGAGATTGGATGATTAACGAACATCTCCGCATGTTAGGCATATTGCATAACGATGCTGCGGGTCGTTCAGGTTATTAAACAGGCCTGGCTGTTCTTTCAGCGCCATAGCAACTGAGGCGAGCGGGGCTGGTAGCATTGATTGAATTGCTGCTGGCAACATTGCGTGGATTGAAATGCCAAACTGGCTGAAGAATATATCTGCCAGACTCGGGTTATCGATAAACCAGCTAAGTTGCCATTCTGGTAATTTAGCCAGTTCTGCCGCTTTTTTAACCGCATCGTCAAAGTCACCTAATTGATCAACCAAGCCATTTTTCTTAGCGTCACTGCCAATCCACACATGACCTTGAGCGATTTGATCAACCTGTTCTGGTGTCATTTTACGTGTGCTAGAGACCAGATCGATAAAGTTCTTATAACCATTTTCAATGTTTAACTGCATCATCTGTGAGAAAGCAGACGGTAATGCTTTGGTTACTGCAAGATCGGCTAATGGCGAAGTTGCAACACCGTCGGTATGAACTCCAATACTACTAAGCGTATTTTCATATGTATTAATAACACCGAAGATACCGATCGAGCCTGTAAGCGTGCTAGGGCTGGCGATAATATAGTCTGCCGGAGCTGAAATCCAGTATCCTCCAGATGCAGCCATACCTCCCATGGAGACCACCACGGGTTTACCAGCAGCACGAACAGCAGATAGCTCAGAACGAACTACCTCCGAGGCACTAACGCTGCCGCCGGGACTATTAACGCGCAAAACGACGGCCTTGATTTTCGGGTCTAGGCGAGCTTGGCGTAATTCTGCTGCGGTCGAATCTCCACCTACGGTTCCTGGAGTCCGTTGGCCGTCCATAATTGCCCCGTTCGCAAGGATGATGGCTATTTCCCCACCTTTGTCTAGCGTTTGCTTAGGTTGATAATCATAGACGCTGACCGCATTGAAATTATTAATTTTTTTGTCCCAACCGAAGGCTTTCACCAATTCACTTTCTATTGCCGTTCGTGATGCCAACTCGTCAACCAATTTGTTATTTAAAGCGAATTTAGCCGTGTTACCCCCCACAGCTTGTAAACCTTGAAGTATCCCCATAGCTCCAGGAAAAAGCTGTTCAGGCGTGAGTTGTCGATTTGCTGCAACTGTCATCAGATAGTTTTGCCACAGTCCTTCTACCCAGCGGCTATCTGCTTCGCGCGCTTCTGGTGACATGTCGTCACGGATCAAGGGTTCCACGGCAGACTTATAACTACCAACGCGGAATATGTTGGCCGTGACCTTAAGTTTTTCTAACAGTGACTTGTAGTAAAGGTTGTTAGTGGCAAAGCCATGCAGTTCGACAGCCCCCTGTGGCGAGAGATAAATTTTGGTGGCGTAGCTGGCTAAGTAATATTGTGTCTGATTATAGCTATCGCCAATGGCATAGATGGGTTTACCACTGTCACGAAATTCGCGTAGTGCTTTGCCTATGTATTGTAACGATGGCTGATCAGCTCCGGCAAAGTCATTCAACTGTAATACCATGCCAGTGATGTTTTTATCATCCTTGGCATCGCGGATCGTATCCACAAGGTCAAACAGTGAGTTCTCCTGCAAGCGGTTACTAGATGCACCTAATAATTCTCGTCCTAACTGACGAACGCGGTTGTTCATTGAAGGTTGGTCAACGACAACACCTCTGAGGTCAACCAACAATGCGCCATGATGGGCTTCTACTGGTGTACTGCTTTGGAATGAAAAATAAATACCGACGCCAACCAGGATCAGTAGGATCAGAAACAAGTTTAGGATCAGTTCCCTGACAAAATTAAGCAGGTTCCATGACCATTTGAAAATACCCGCAGTGAATCGCCACAATGTGCGCATGTGCTCTCTCCAACAAGAGTCGAGAATATCTCGCTATCCTAATAAGTGGATGAAGAAATGTCAGCTTTAAATCGCTTGTACATACAGTATTGCAGAGGCTGTAACTCCCTGCTGAGCTATGTTAACGTGATTTAAATGAAAATTGTTATCGGGAGTTAAAATGGATGCGCTAGATCTTTTGCTGAATCGCCGCTCGGCATCACGCTTGGTAGCGCCAGCACCTGCTGGTGAGGTGCGTCAGAATATCATTAATGCTGGTTTACGAGCCCCCGACCACGGTGCATTACAGCCTTGGCGTTTCGTATTGATCGAGAGCAGTGGATTGGAACGTTTCAGTGAGTTATTGCAAAGGGCAGCAACGCAGGAGCAAATGGATGAAAGTTCAATTGAGAAGGCAAAACAGGCCCCTTTCCGAGCACCGTTGATTATCGCCGTGGTGGCACACTGTAGCAAAAATCTGAAAGTTCCTCATTGGGAACAGGTTGTGTCAGCCGGTTGTGCAGTGCAGGCCATGCAAATGGCTGCTCTTGCACAAGGCTTTAATGGCATTTGGCGCACTGGCGTCTGGACAAAAAATCCCTTGGTCAGAGAGGCTTTTTCGTGTCGTGAACAAGATGAGATTGTTGGTTTTCTTTATCTTGGTACTCCGCAACTGAAAGCATCAACTAAAGTTGTCGCACCTGATAGCTCACCTTTCGTCAGTTATTTCTGATCATAATCGTCGGAGAGGGTGCTGCAAAGTGCGCAACACCCCACAATTTTGTACTGTTTCTGAGCGGGTCGAACGCATAATATCAACCTGCTCTTACCAATCATCTTGGCAAGCGATACCCTATGCTTCATTGTGATAATCCTTGTAGTGTATGACTCAAAGGGAGTGGACTATGATATCGTCGGCCATCCGATTAACTCAGTACAGCCATGGCGCTGGCTGTGGTTGTAAAATTTCACCAAAAGTTCTTGAAACGATACTGCACAGCGAACAGAAAAAGTTTATCGATCCACATTTGTTGGTGGGTAATGAAACACGTGATGATGCCGCGGTGTATGACATTGGCAATGGTGTTGGGATTATCAGTACCACCGACTTTTTTATGCCGATCGTTGATAATCCGTTCGATTTTGGCCGTATTGCTGCAGCAAATGCGATCAGTGATGTTTATGCGATGGGTGGCAAGCCGATCATGGCAATCGCTATACTAGGTTGGCCTGTAGCAACACTGCCAGCAGAAGTGGCACAACAGGTGATTGATGGTGGGCGGTATGCTTGCCAACAAGCCGGTATTGCGTTGGCTGGGGGGCATTCAATTGATGCGCCAGAACCGATTTTCGGCTTGGCAGTGACGGGGATAGTCAGTACTGAACGCGTCAAGAAAAACAGTTCTGCGCAGGCAGGATCCAAACTTTTCCTAACAAAACCATTAGGAATAGGTGTGTTAACGACAGCAGAGAAAAAAAGCAAATTACGGCCAGAACATGAAGGGCTCGCGACGCAGGTTATGTGTCAATTGAATAAGCCTGGGGCTGATTTTGCTGAAGTAGCTGGTGTTACAGCAATGACTGATGTTACCGGTTTTGGATTACTTGGCCACCTCACTGAAATGTGCCAGGGATCAGAGTTGCAGGCAACGCTATGGTTTGATCACATACCCAAGTTACCTGATGTTGAGCATTACATTAGCGAAGGCTGCGTACCAGGTGGCACAGGGCGTAATTTTGACAGCTATGGGCATCTCATTGGCTCTTTGAGTGACCTGCAGCGTCAGCTGCTTTGCGATCCGCAAACATCTGGCGGGCTGTTACTGGCCGTTTTGCCTGAAGCAGAGTCTGACGTTATGGCAATTGCAGCCCGCCACGGTATCACCATGAGTGCGATCGGTGAATTGCATGTTGCTCAGCCAGGCAAGTCGCTGGTAGAGGTGGTCTAGTGTGGTAACAACTGTGCAAACCCGTATGGATACAAAAGACTATCAGCGCCTTTTTTTGCAGGATGTGACGCTTATTGATGTCCGTGCCCCCATAGAGTTTCTACAAGGTGCATTTCCTTCGGCTATCAACCTGCCATTGATGAATGACAGTGAACGCCAGGCGGTAGGGACTTGTTTTAAACAGCATGGTCAGGAGCAGGCGGTCGCTCTAGGCCATAGTTTGGTGACTGGTAAACTGCGTGAAGAGCGTACCCTGGCTTGGATAGAACGATGTATCAAGCAGCCTGAAGGTTATCTTTACTGTTTTCGCGGTGGGCTACGTTCTCAATTGGTTCAGCAATGGCTGCGTGAGGCTGGCGTTGATTATCCACGAGTTCTAGGGGGATATAAGGCATTACGTCGTTTTCTGCTCGACACGCTCGAAACTGCAGTATCCCTACCGATGATTATCGTTGGAGGTAATACTGGTTGTGGTAAAACTTTATTGATCAATGAGTTGAGTGAGGGTATTGATTTGGAGGGCATTGCTTGTCATCGCGGTTCATCTTTTGGTAGAACGCTGGTGAAACAGTCCACGCAGATTAATTTTGAAAATCAATTAGCAGTAAAAATGTTGAAAAAACAGCATGCTGGTTGTCGCCATTGGGTGCTGGAAGACGAAGGCCGGATTATCGGTTCCAACAATTTACCGTTGGGCTTGTTCAATAGTATGCAGCAAGCTCCTCTGGTGGTCATTGATGACCCGTTTGAAGTGCGGGTAGCCCGGCTGCAGGACGAGTATATTGATAAGATGCGTCAAGCTTTTGAACAGGCTTATGGTGAGCAACAAGGCTTTCAGCACTATGGTGAGTATCTGCATCATGGTTTGTTTGCCATTCGTCGTCGCTTGGGGCTGGAACGTTTCCAACAGCTCAGCCAGCAATTGACGTCGGCGCTTCAGTTGCAACAATCTGGGGGCAGCAGTGACGCTCATCAAAAATGGCTTATCCCCTTATTGCAACACTATTATGATCCGATGTACCGCTATCAATTAGCGAAGAAAACTCAGCGTATCATTTTCCGTGGAAACTATGCTGAGGCAAGCGAGTTCTTGATGATGTATAGCCATAATAACGGTGAATAATGCGACTGTTTATTGCCGAAAAGCCGAGTTTGGCGCGTGCTATTGCGGATGTATTACCCAAACCGCATCGTCGGGGGGATGGATTTATTGCCTGTGGCAGCAACGATGTAGTGACTTGGTGTGTCGGGCACCTATTAGAGCAGGCACAACCTGATGTTTACGACAGCCGCTATGCACGTTGGTCGTTGGCTGACCTGCCTATTATCCCGCAAAAATGGTTGCTGCAACCAAGGTCTTCTGTTAGTAAGCAATTGAATGCAATAAAAAAATTACTGGCTCAAGCAGATGAAGTGATCCACGCAGGAGACCCCGATCGAGAAGGACAATTATTGGTTGATGAGGTCCTTGATTATCTTGCGTTGACGCCAGAGAAGAGGCAGTGTGTGCGGCGTTGCCTGATTAACGATCTTAACCCACAGGCGGTTGAACGTGCGATAGAACGTTTGCGTGATAATCGTGATTTCATCCCCTTGTGCGTTTCAGCACTGGCCCGAGCGCGTGCCGATTGGTTGTATGGCATCAATATGACCCGCGCTTATACATTGCTAGGGCGTAGCGCAGGGTATGATGGCGTCCTTTCGGTTGGACGAGTGCAAACGCCGGTATTGGGGCTGGTGGTTCGTCGCGACGAAGAGATTGAAAATTTCGTGCCGAAAGATTTTTTTGAAGTGAAAGCGCATATTGTTACGCCAAAGGAGGAACGCTTTGTTGCTCTGTGGCAACCAAGTGAGTCCTGTGAGCCTTATCAGGATGAAGAAGGGCGTTTACTTCATCGTGCTTTGGCTGAGCACGTTGTTAAGCGTATTGAAGGGCAACCCGCTCAGGTAACTTCCTATAATGATAAACGGGAATCAGATACAGCTCCGTTGCCGTTTTCTCTTTCCACACTTCAAATCGAAGCCGCAAAACGTTTTAATTTAAGTGCCCAACAAGTTCTGGACATCTGTCAGCGATTGTATGAAACCCATAAATTGATCACCTACCCACGTTCAGACTGTCGCTATTTACCTGAGGAACATTTTGCCGGACGTCATGCGGTATTAAATGCTATTGGCGTACATCAGCCGGAGCTTTATCCTCAGCCGGTTATTGATGATGAACGCCGCAATCGCTGTTGGGATGATAAAAAAGTAGATGCGCATCATGCTATTATTCCTACAGCTCGAGCCAGTAAGGCCAATTTGAGCAAAGAGGAACTGAATATTTATGGCTTGGTGGCTCGTCAGTATCTTATGCAATTCTGTCCAGATGCCATTTTCCGCAAATGTGTGATCGAATTGGATATCGCTGGAGGGAAGTTTATTGCCAAAGCTCGCTTCCTGGCTGAGGCTGGTTGGCGAACTTTGTTAGGTAGTAAAGAGCGTGATGAGGAAAATGAGGGTGCGCCATTGCCTGTGGTTGCTAAAGGCGACGAGTTGTTGTGTGAGCGTGGTGAAGTAGTTGAACGGCAGACTCAACCACCAAGGCCCTTTACCGATGCCAGTTTACTTTCTGCCATGACTGGGATTTCTCGTTTTGTGCAAGATAAAGCGTTAAAGAAAATCCTGCGGGCGACCGATGGTTTAGGCACCGAAGCAACACGAGCAGGTATTATCGAGTTGTTATTCAAACGAGCATTTCTCTACAAAAAAGGTCGCTACATTCACTCAAGCGAAACTGGGCGGGCATTAATTCACTCATTGCCTGACTTGGCGGCACGGCCTGATATGACCGCACAATGGGAGGCCACACTGACGCAAATCAGTGAGAAGTCCTGCCGTTATCAGGACTTCATGCAACCTTTAGAAGAGACGTTGCACGCGTTGATCCAACAGGCTAAGCAAAATCGAGCCAGCATTGCGTTTCGTGGCTTGCCACCTCCACAATCGTCGGGATCGAAAAAACGTAAAAAAGGTGCCAGCAAGGCAAAGGAGAACAGTGAGTGATTAGCGCCTGTTATGTTAATTGATTGATTTTAAATTTGAGTATTTAACGAAAAGGGGCCGTAAAAGCCCCTATGAGGATAATGAGGTAAGGTAGCTTTCAAGTAGCGGCACATCAGCAGGTGCCATGGGGTAATCTCTTGCTTGCTGTGGCGTTACCCAAACAAGTGCTGAATGGCAGTGTAGCTGAAAATTCCCGTTGAAAGTTCCAACACGCCATGCATGTAAGCGAATGATCCTTTCGCCCTGTTGCCATTGATTACTGGCAACATAACTTCCAACGTGGGCCACGATGCTTAATTCTTCGAGTAGCTCACGTGCCAGTGCTTGCTGTTGGCTTTCATTCTCATCGACCTTGCCACCAGGAAATTCCCAGAGGCCAGCTTGATCGCTGCTATTATCACGTTGCGCAATCAGGATCTTGTGGTCTTTCTCGATAATTGCAGCGACAACATCAATGATTTTCATGGGGTGAACATCAATTCCCTGTAAGCAAACGGGGTACGTAGATTACAAAGCAAACTCGGCCCAGACTGGTGCATGATCTGAGGGTTTCTCCATTCCTCGAATTTGATAATCAATCCCAGTGGCTGTACACCGCTCTGCCAATGGTGTGCTGGCTAGAAGCAAATCGATACGCAGACCACGGTTTTCATCAAAAC harbors:
- a CDS encoding D-hexose-6-phosphate mutarotase translates to MNEKIFTLPITEQLTPFISQRNLEELPVIVVSHPKVRAAIALQGAHLLTWQPNGDEPVIWLSNNTPFQKGIAIRGGVPICWPWFGPAGHPSHGFARNQPWQLTAHDEDENSVILAFTLKDNEQTRKLWPHAFTLIARFRLGEECEIELESHGDYQATAALHSYFQIGNISTIKVTGLGEHYIDKVANGIESQQISDLVFTGQTDRIYTQATACNLIQDPVLQRTIEVNHQHMSDVITWNPGVKLSCSMADMTDDGYKTMVCVETGRISKPLIASGEQPARLAVKFRSRKNS
- the gapA gene encoding glyceraldehyde-3-phosphate dehydrogenase; protein product: MTIKVGINGFGRIGRIVFRAAQERSDIEIVAINDLLDADYMAYMLKYDSTHGRFNGTVEVKNGHLVVNGKTIRCTSEKDPANLKWNEVNVDVVAEATGIFLTDETARKHIAAGAKKVVLTGPSKDDTPMFVMGVNHKSYAGQEIVSNASCTTNCLAPLAKVINDKFGIVEALMTTVHATTATQKTVDGPSHKDWRGGRGAAQNIIPSSTGAAKAVGKVIPELNGKLTGMSFRVPTPNVSVVDLTARLAKPASYKEICDAMKAASEGELKGIMGYTEDEVVSTDFNGEKLTSVFDAKAGIALNDTFVKLVSWYDNETGYSNKVLDLIAHISK
- the msrB gene encoding peptide-methionine (R)-S-oxide reductase MsrB, with protein sequence MDKETNPNQPRNQLNEIQRYVTQERGTEAPYSGKLLHNKREGVYHCLCCNAPLFYSDSKYDSGCGWPSFYQPVSDDAIRYLDDKSNNMHRVEIRCGHCDAHLGHVFPDGPQPTGERYCVNSASLAFTDGESGEQTTG
- a CDS encoding YeaC family protein, with the protein product MEVKDLIAAITPEIYQRLVQAVELGKWPDGVALTPEQKEHSLQAVMLWQSMNNVEPQHMSIGTDGNIVMKSKQELKQQFVAEPLAKLKPE
- the pncA gene encoding bifunctional nicotinamidase/pyrazinamidase, encoding MKTALLLIDLQNDFCPGGALAVAEGDATIAIANMAIEACLSRNEVIVASQDWHPANHRSFAENSRTQIGSLGELMGLQQVWWPVHCVQETYGAELHAQLNQQYITAIFRKGENPDIDSYSAFFDNGHKTQTALDKWLKSQGITNLAIMGLATDYCVKYSVLDALSLGYQTQVIIDGCRGVNLQPQNSQQALTEMQDAGAQLVTLSQFVLQ
- the ansA gene encoding asparaginase; the encoded protein is MQKKSIYVAYTGGTIGMQRSEHGYIPVSGHLQHQLALMPEFHREEMPNFIIHEYLPLIDSSDMTPEDWQHIADDVKNNYDQYDGFVILHGTDTMAFTASALSFMLENLDKPVIVTGSQIPLAELRSDGQTNLLNALYLAANYPINEVSLFFNNKLFRGNRTTKAHADGFDAFASPNFPPLLEAGIHIRRQPGISSPVCNGDLLVHGITPQPIGVVTIYPGISGAVVRNFLLQPVKALILRSYGVGNAPQQAELIDELRDASDRGIVVVNLTQCISGRVNMEGYATGNALAQAGVISGFDMTVEAALTKLHYLLSQALTPEEIRIQMQQDLRGELNTSG
- the sppA gene encoding signal peptide peptidase SppA, translated to MRTLWRFTAGIFKWSWNLLNFVRELILNLFLILLILVGVGIYFSFQSSTPVEAHHGALLVDLRGVVVDQPSMNNRVRQLGRELLGASSNRLQENSLFDLVDTIRDAKDDKNITGMVLQLNDFAGADQPSLQYIGKALREFRDSGKPIYAIGDSYNQTQYYLASYATKIYLSPQGAVELHGFATNNLYYKSLLEKLKVTANIFRVGSYKSAVEPLIRDDMSPEAREADSRWVEGLWQNYLMTVAANRQLTPEQLFPGAMGILQGLQAVGGNTAKFALNNKLVDELASRTAIESELVKAFGWDKKINNFNAVSVYDYQPKQTLDKGGEIAIILANGAIMDGQRTPGTVGGDSTAAELRQARLDPKIKAVVLRVNSPGGSVSASEVVRSELSAVRAAGKPVVVSMGGMAASGGYWISAPADYIIASPSTLTGSIGIFGVINTYENTLSSIGVHTDGVATSPLADLAVTKALPSAFSQMMQLNIENGYKNFIDLVSSTRKMTPEQVDQIAQGHVWIGSDAKKNGLVDQLGDFDDAVKKAAELAKLPEWQLSWFIDNPSLADIFFSQFGISIHAMLPAAIQSMLPAPLASVAMALKEQPGLFNNLNDPQHRYAICLTCGDVR
- a CDS encoding NAD(P)H nitroreductase gives rise to the protein MDALDLLLNRRSASRLVAPAPAGEVRQNIINAGLRAPDHGALQPWRFVLIESSGLERFSELLQRAATQEQMDESSIEKAKQAPFRAPLIIAVVAHCSKNLKVPHWEQVVSAGCAVQAMQMAALAQGFNGIWRTGVWTKNPLVREAFSCREQDEIVGFLYLGTPQLKASTKVVAPDSSPFVSYF
- the selD gene encoding selenide, water dikinase SelD; the encoded protein is MSSAIRLTQYSHGAGCGCKISPKVLETILHSEQKKFIDPHLLVGNETRDDAAVYDIGNGVGIISTTDFFMPIVDNPFDFGRIAAANAISDVYAMGGKPIMAIAILGWPVATLPAEVAQQVIDGGRYACQQAGIALAGGHSIDAPEPIFGLAVTGIVSTERVKKNSSAQAGSKLFLTKPLGIGVLTTAEKKSKLRPEHEGLATQVMCQLNKPGADFAEVAGVTAMTDVTGFGLLGHLTEMCQGSELQATLWFDHIPKLPDVEHYISEGCVPGGTGRNFDSYGHLIGSLSDLQRQLLCDPQTSGGLLLAVLPEAESDVMAIAARHGITMSAIGELHVAQPGKSLVEVV